Sequence from the Streptomyces sp. R33 genome:
AGAAGATCTCCAGCTGGGCCGCCATCCTCTTCGCCCCCACCCTGGTCGGCACCATCTACGGCATGAACTTTGAGTACATGCCTGAGTTGGGTTGGAGCTTCGGATACCCCCTTGCGATCTGCCTCATGGGGATGGTTTGCGTCAGTTTGTACGTGATTTTCAAGCGGCGGGACTGGCTCTAAGTCCATCGCATGACGCTCAGTCATCCTTCGCACTTCACTTTCACCTCACTCACAGATCGACCCAGAAGCAGCCGCGGGGGCGCTGGGGGGGGGAATAGATGCGGGCGATCTCCTCGCCTAGACGAGTAAGTCCGAAGTGCTGGTCAGTGGTCGTAGGCGATGAGTGACCTGGTTAACGGTGTTCCGTTGGCCCGGTTGTGCCAGATCGCCGCGGTCAGGGCCAGGATCCGTTGCCCGACGCGGGCCAGGACTCCGGCTGGGGTCCTGGCTCCGTGGCGTTCGAGGTCGAGCTGGCCCTTGAGGGTGTCGTTGACCGACTCGATCAGCTGGCGGACCGGCTTGAGCAGGTGCTCGCCGGGCCGCGGTGTGCGGTTGCGGTAGCTGGGCCGGAGCAGGGTCAGGCCGTGGTCGGTCATGAAGGCGTCGAGGTGCTTGGAGACGTAGCCCTTGTCGCCGATGACGGTCTGCCCGGGGTGGGTGGCCAGCAGATCGGCGTCCTGGGTGAGCATGCCGGCCAGGACTTCCCGCTCGTCCGTTTTCGGGTTGGCCAGGGCCCAGGCGACCGGGAGTCCGCCGGGGGTGCAGAGCAGGTGCAGGCGAAGACCCCAGAAGAACCGCGAGTGCGAGGGGCAGTAGGAGTAAGCGGCCCAGCCAGCCAGGTCGGACCGCTTGACGGTGGGCCGGGACCGGGCGCACTCCACCGGGGTGGAGTCCACGATCCACACGTCGTCGTGCCACAGATCGGTGTCCCGGGCCAGGGTTCGGATGAACCGGCCGATCAGTCTGTTCGCGGCCCGCAGGCGCTTGTTGTAGCCGGACTGCCCGGGCAGGTAGGGGAACTCGGCGGCCAGATGGCAGCGAGCGAAACGCAGCCACCTGGCCTCGGAGACGAAGCCGAGCACGGCCTGCATCACCGCAAGCGTCAACAGCTCGGCATCCGTCAGCCTCGGAGGACGGCCCGGCCGCCGCGTGCCTGCCAGAGAGTCATCGATCCTCACGTACAGTGCTGTCGCGAGGGTTTCGAGGTTTGTCGTCACAAGCGAACCAACGAGACCCTCGCTTCATGCGCTCGAAGACTTCGGACTTACTCGTCTAGCCCCAAAGGGGCACCTGACCTGGGCTTTCGAGGTTCCAAGGACGCTGGGGAGCCTCTGGGGAGAAGCGCAGTCGCTAACCGCTCCTCACGCCTGCGCCATCAAGCCGGCCCGCCGGTCGGTCGACGACTGGCCCGGTCCCGGTCCTGTCGTCGCGGAGGTCGGTCGGTCAGCTCGTCGCCCGTACCGCGTCCCTGATCAGGTCGGCGACCCGTGTGGGCTCGGAGAGGACGACGGCGTGGGAGGCGTCCGGAAGTTCGACGACGACGGCTCCGGCTCGTGCGGCGCCGAAGCGCTGGACCTCGGGGCTGATCGTGCGGTCCGCCCCGGCCACCAGCGCCCAGGACGGTTTCGACCGCCACGCCGCCGCGGACGCGGTCTCGGTGAAGGCGGCCGTGGCGAGCGGGCGTTGGGCCGCTGCCAGGACGCCGGCGACGTCCTCGGGCACGTCCGCCGCGAAGACGGAGGGAAAGGCCGTCTCCTCGATGGTGACCTCGACCCCGGAGTCGCCGTCGAGGAGCGGGTAGGTCCACTCCTTCAGGCTGCCCGTCAGCGGGGACTCGGGGAAGCTCCCTTGGAGTTGGCCGAGGCTCTCGCCCTCGTGGGGCACGTAGGCGGCGACGTAGACCAGCGCGACGACGTTCTCCGCGGTGCCGGCCACGGTGATCAGCGCACCGCCGTAGGCGTGGCCGACGAGTACGGCCGGGCCGTCGACCTGGGCCAGGACGGAGGCGAGGTAGGCGGCGTCCGACGTCAGGCCCCGCAGCGGGTTCGACGGAGCGATCACCGGGATACCGCTGCTCCGCAGTTCCGAGATGACGCCTATCCAGCCTGTCGCGTCGGCGAAGGCACCGTGCACGAGGACGACGGTGGGGTTGGTCATGCGAGTTCTCTTCTCGGTGTCGGGCCACGTGTGGGGCGTCGTCACGACGGTCAGGGCGCGGCCCGGAATGCGGCAAGAGGTCCGTGCGACGGTTACTCACGGTAGGGCCGTGCAAGTGGTACCTCTTGTACGTGCGTGCATCCGCGCTGACACGACGGCGCACACGCGTCTCAGCGCCCTCGCTCGTCCTGGGCGCCGGCAGTCGTCGTCGCGAAGGCCGACGTCGCCAGCGCCTGCCATTCGCTGGGGCTCATGCCGTAGGCCCCGCGGAACGTGCGGCTGAAGTGCGAGGGGCTGCTGAAGCCCCAGCGGTGTGCCACCGCGGCCATGGTGATCCTCCGGTTGGAGCGGCCCAGTTCGAGCCGGCAGAACTCGAGCCTGCGCCGCCGCACCCATTGGCTCACCGTGCTGCCGTCGTTCTGGAAGAGCTTCTGCAGGTACCGGACGGAGATGTGGTGGGCGCGTGCGATCGACTCCGGTGAGAGGTCCGGGTCCATCAGATGCTCTTCGATGTAGCCGTGGATACGGGACAGCATCTCGGTGACGGCCCCGGACGCGTCGTCGGCCTCGTCCGTCGTGTCCGCTTCGAGGAGCTCCATGACCAGGACGGAGAGGAGGTGTACGGCCGTCCGGGCACGCCGGTCCCCGATCGTGGACCGTCGGAACTCCGCCTCGGCGGCGAGCGCGGTCAGGAAGTCGGACGCCAGCGCCCCGATCCCCTCCCCGCCGCGTACGGGTACGCCGAGCACCTGGTTCAGTTCCGACTCCGTGACGCCCAGATAGCACCGGGGCACTCGGAAGAAGATCATCTGGCAGTCTTCTCCGAACTGCAGCAGATGCCGTCGGGCGGAGTCGCAGAAGACCAGGTCGTTCGGCTCCAACAAGGTCTTGGCGCGCTCGTGGACGACGGTGACGGGCCCACGGACATGGACGCCGAGGTAGACGTGGGTCCGGTCGTTCGTCTCCGGCATCTCGGAGAGCATCTGGACCAGCCACCCCGAGCGGGAGGAGGGCGAGGTCGGATCCGGCGCTTGCCGGGGCACGCGTTGGGGCGCACGTGACATCAGTGTGAGGGTCATGGGGATTCCTAGCCGTAGGTGCGTGCGGGCGGAGGGCGGATTCACGCCCCGTTCGCCGGCTCCTCGGCCAGGAACTTCTCCACCACGGCGTTGAAGGCCGGCGGGTTCTCCAGGAAGGGAAAGTGCGAGCTCGCGACGTCGGAGGCGAAAACGTGCAGGCGTGCGCCGGGAATCCGCTCGGCGACGAAGCGCTGCGAATCGGGGTGCACATGGCTTCCCTCGCAGCCGATCACCAGGGTCGGCACATCGATCCGGGGAAGCACGTCGCGCCAGTCCTGCGCGCAGTGGTCGAACAGCAGCGGTACGCCCGCGTAGGCGGGTGTCGACCGGATCTCCTCGCCGACGAAGGCCAGTACCTCGGAGTCGGGCTCGCCGGAGAACATGCCGCGCACGAAGTCGGCGCGGACCGCGTCGCCCTCCGGCCCCGCGAGGGCCGCACCCAGGTACAACAGCCCCGATACATCGAAGATGGCACCGGAGTCCCGCTGTTCCCGCTCGGTCATCCAGGGCACGGCGGCGACCGCCGCGGGCTGGTCGACGGCGACGAAGCGCCGGATCCGTCCGGTCCCGTACTGGTCGATGAAGCTCCACCACACCGAAACGCCCATGGACCAGCCCAGTGCGTCGAAACGGTCGAGACCGAGATGGTCGACGAGTTCGAGCACATCGCGGGAGAGCCGGGCGATCCGGTAGCCGTGACGCGGCTTGCCGGATTTCCCATGGCCGCGAAGGTCGACGGTGACGACGCGACGGCCGGGCGCCAACCCCTCGATCTGGTGGCGGAACATCGCCTGCGTCTGCCCCCAGCCGTGCAGCATCACCAGTGGGACGCCCTCCCCGCCGGTGTCCTGGTACGCGAGCCGCGCGCCGTCCGTCGTGATCAGTTCCTTCATGACCTCTCCCCTGGTCAGAGGCGGTACATCACTCCCGCCCGTCCCGAACATCATCGAATGGGGCCCGCCGCCCGCACCACCGCGAGCTGTAGGAATCGGGCCGTGGATCCTCCTCGCTTTGTCGAAGCGAGTCCGTGGTCAGACGGCCCCGTCGCCGCCCGGGGCGAGGAGTTCCTCGATCCTGAGGCCGAGGTGCAGAGTGAGCCGGTGGGCGCCGTCGTCGAGGTCGAGTCCGGTGATCTCCTGAATCTGGCGCAGGCGGTAGTAGAGCGAGGTGCGGTGGATTCCCAGCGTGTCCGCGGTCCGGGGAATCGATCCCGCGTGTTCGAGGAAGCAGCGCAGGGTGTCCCGCAGGCGGTCGCCGCCATGAGCGCCGCTCAGGGTACGGAGCGGCTTCGGGACCAAAGACGCGTTCAGGGCGTGCTCGGGGAGCTGGAGCAGCACCGCGAGCTCCCCGAGCAGCTCCCAGTCACTGGCGCTGTTCAGGGTGGGCAGTCGGCGTGCCGCGCGTGCCGCCACGAGCGCCTGCTCGTACGACGTCCATGCACCGTCCAGGCTGGGGTGCCGGCCGCCGACGCCGATCACGGGGCCCGCCGACGGGCCCAGGAAGGTGCGGAGTTCGTCCAGGATGCGAGCGGACTGTGCGGTGACCTCGTCCTGGCCGGGTGGGCGATCGCGCAGCTGGAGCAGTATCGCCCGCTCCTTGCCGATCGCGATGAGGCCCGTGGCCGAACGCGTCTGCCGGAACCCCTCCAGCGCCCCCCACAGGGCCGCCTCGGACTGCCGCACGTGCTCCGTCGCGCAGCTCAGCTGGACGACGGTGACCAGGACGTGCTCGGCTGCTCCGAGCAGTCCGAGTTCCTTACCTCGCCGCCGTGCGGTGGTACGGGCGGCGACGTCGGTGCCGACGAGTTCGAGGACGAGGTCCCGCTCGTCGGCCTTCCGGGTGTCGGTGGCGATGTGCTCTCCGTGCATCTGGGCGGCCATGGCGTCCGCGGCCCGGGCGATGGCACGTGTCTCGTGCTCTGCGAGCGTCTTCTCGGGCACGACCACCAGGAGCAGTCCGAAAAGGTGCCCGCGCTCGCGCAGGGGCACGACGTAACGGGGCAGCAGTCCGAGATCGTCACGGCCATCGATGAATCCGGCTCGGGACCACTGGGTCACGCCTTGGGCGAGGACGTAGCGGATGGTCGCGTTGTCGGCGCGGCCCTGCAACAGGGTGCCGATGCGCACCGGGTCCTCGTCGCCGAAGTGGCGGCTCGTGCAGACCATGCGGACCAGCGGGTCGTCGACGGCGACGGACCGGCCGAGCCGCTCCGCGAGCTCGTCGACAAGCGCCTGGAGCTCGGGGCTGCCGGGGCGGGCTCGCTGGAGCCTTGCGGTCATGCGCTGTTCCTCTCTCGACCAACGGCTCCCCGCGGACTTTTCCAGTCCGCGGCTCTTGATCATTCTGAGGAAGCGACGACGTCGGCACATCACACGAATCGTCCATTGCCATGACGCCCACGGGGGATACGAAGCGACTACTCTCCGCTGTCGCGATGCTTCACCAGCCGGGCCAGCTCCACGCGCGAGGTGAGGTCCAGCTTGGTGAAGGCCCGGCGCAGGTGCGAACCCACCGTGTGCGGCGAGAGGGAGAGGTGCTCGGCCACCTGTTGGTTGGTCAGCCCACGGGCCACGAGCCGTACCACCCGTATCTCCGCGGCCGTCAGCTCGGGCCATGCACCGGAGAGTCCGGCCGTCGAGGGCCGGCGGCGGACACCAGCGGCCCGCAGGCGCCGGCGGACGCGTGCGACGTCCCGCTCGGCGCCCGCTCGCGCGTAGAGCGCGAGGGCCGTATCGAAGTACGGCACCGCTTCGGGCATGCGGGTGGCCGCCAGCTTGCGTCCGGCGTCCTCCAGTGCCGACGCCCGGGCCAACGGCCGAGGGCAGTCCTCGTACAGCCGGACGGCGCGTACGAGAGGGGCGAGGTCGTTGTCGAGGAGCCCCCGGGCGTGCGCGGCGGTGGCGGCGAGGAACGTGAGGTCGGGGTTGAGCACGGCCAGTCGCTCGGCCAGGGCCACTGCCTGCGCGGCCCGTTCGTGCGCGCCGGCACGCAGCGCCAGGCGGACGAGGAACGGGGCGTCGGCAGGGTCGACCAAGCCGGCGTAGGCCGGCCGGTCCGCGGCGGGCGACGTCATCACCTCGTCGAGTTCGGCCATGGCACGGTCGGGCCGGCCTTCGAAGTCGGCCATCAGTGCCAGCATCCAGGAGCCGAAGTACCGGACGACGGGTGCGCCGTCGCTCCGCATGCGCCTCGCCTCCGCCGCGTACGTTCGTGCGGTCTGCTGGTCGTTGGTGTGGAGGGCGACGCGCATCATCACGTACCGGAGCGTGACGTCGGCGAGGTTTCCCGGGCCGAGATCGTCGGTCGTCGCGGACGCGGCCTCGGCGTCGGCCCGGGCGTCCGTCAGCCGTCCGGCCTCCAGAAGGATGCGGGAGCGGGTCATGAGCCACATACGGGTGGCCGCCGTCCGGCCCTGCTCCCTGGTGATCCGGATGCCGTCCTCCGCGGCGGCGAGCGCCTCCGCGGAGCGTCCGGTGGTGTTCGACAGGAGAGCGTGCCACAAGGCCTCCGGAACCCACAGCGAGGTGCTGACGCCCAGGGCGTCGGCCAGCGCGGCGGCCCGCTCGGCCTGCCGGAACGCCTCGGTCAAGTCCATGCGGTGGAAACTCACGGCCGAGCGGACCGTCGTCAACGTGGCCTCGGCGGAGCGGTCCGCCGCTGCCGCTGCGGTCTCCCACGCCTCCGCGGCGACCTGCTCGGCCGCCGAGTGCTCGCCCGACATCGAGAGGCCGACCGCGAGCATGGCGAGCAGTCGCCCCCTCACGTCCACGGGGATCCCGGGCAGTGCCGCCCCGGCGCGGGCCTGCCGGACCGCCTCGGAGAAGTCGAACGGTACGGCGAGGCGTGCCAGGGCAAGGCGTATGCGCGCCTCGTCCTCAGGTCCGAGACCGCCGGTCGCCAGGGCGGAGACACCCAGCTCACGTGCCTGGGCGGCCCGGCCCGTCTGCCAGAGCAGCGGGATCGTCTCGGCGATGACCCGCGGCCGCTCCGGAGCGTCCGCCACCGTGAGTTCCAGAGCCTTGAGGCTGCGTTCCGCGGCGGGTCCGGGAGCGGTGGCCGCGAGTTCCGCCGCGGCGGTGCGCAGCCGGTCGGCCTCCGCCACGTCTCCCGCACCCGCTCTCCCGGCCTCCGCCGCATCTGCCGGTGCTCTCCCGGCCGACGGCCCGGGATGCTCGACAGAGGAGGCCGCGCTCCCCGGCGGCAGCTCGGCGGCTTGACCACGCAGGGCCTGACGCAGGGACAGGGGGAGGCCGGCTTGGACCGCCTCGCGGATCAGGTCGTGGCGGAAGGCGAGGCGATCGCCGCTTTCGGTGAGCAGATCGGCGTCGAGGGATTCCCGGACCGCTGTGATGAGCGCCGCCGGGGACCTGCCGAGCAGTTCGGCCAGCAGCGCGACGGTGACCGGGGCGCCCACGGCGGCCGCCGTCTGCACCAGCTCCCGTGCCTCGTCGGACAGCTGGCCGAGGCGGCGCACGACCGAGGGGAGTTCCCGTGGGGCGGGTGGTCCGGCCGACAGCCTGGCCGTGCCGTTCTCGATCGTCACTGCCTCCCGCAGCGAGCCGAGCAGCTCGACCAGCAGCTGCGGGACTCCTTCGGCGCGGCGGGCGACGCGGAGGACGTCCGGGTCGGGAGCGGCGCCGAGGACGCCCTCGATGATCCGTGTCGTCGCCTGGTCGTCCAGCGCTCCCAGCGCCAGCTCGTGTGCGCCTGCCTGGCGGATCCGGTCCAGGGTCGTGCGCACTCCCGACGGCACGCTGCCGCCGCGCACGGCGACCAGCCACAGGATGGCGTGCGACGAGAGTCCGGCCGCGAGGGTGTTGAAGGTGAGAAGGGTCAGGTCGTCGCACCACTGGAGGTCGTCGAGGACGACGAGCAGGGGGCCGTTTCGAGCCGTCTCCCGCAGGCGGTCCCCCAGTTCCTGGAGCAGCCAGAAGCGCTGGCCGGGCGTCGTGGCGAGGCCCCTGAGACGGACGGCGCCCGACAGCGGTTCCTCGCCGGAGAGCAGACCGTCGAGGAGCGGGCCGAGCGGCACGAACTGTTCGTCGGGGTCCGCCGCTCCCTCGAACACCCTCGTCCCCCGCCGCCTCGCGGCTGCCGCGGCCTCCGCGAGGATCCTGGACCTGCCGATGCCTATGGGGCCCTCGACGCGGATGATCCCGCCTTCGCCCCGGTCGAGCGCTTCGAGCCGCGCCTCGATGAACGCCAGTTCTGCGTCCCTGCCGCGCAGCGGCGTCCGTACGCCCTCGGTTTCCTCGGGCACGGTCCTTGTCGTCACTCGGTTCACGCTCATACGGCGGAACAGTATGAACCATATGAACCACATCGCCGTCGCCCGGCCCAGGGGCCGACTCTCAGTCGAAGCGCAGGTCGGCGAGTTGCCGTTCGAGGATGGTGACGTCGTCCTCGGGCTCTTCACCGACCGGGCGCGCCGCCATGAGCGCGGCGAGATCGGCGCCCGCCCGGCGGACGCGGCCGGGCAGGCCGTCGGTGTACTCGTCTCCCCCCGAGCCCCAGTCCTCGGAGGCCGCGAACACGGCGGTGGGGACGGCGACGGCGCGGAGATGGGCGAAGAGCGGGCGTACGGCGTGCTCAAGGACCAGGGAGTGGCGGGCGGTACCGCCCGTCGCCGCGATCACGACCGGCTTCCCTGAGAGGGCATCCGGATCGATCACGTCGAAGAAGGACTTGAAGAGACCGCTGTAGGAAGCCGCGAACACGGGAGTCACCACGATCAGGCCGTCAGCTGCCGTCGCCGCGTCGATCGCGGCGCTCAGTCGCGGCGGCGGAAAGCCGGTCACGAGGTGGTTGGCGATGTCGCCGGCCAGTTCCCGCAGCTCCACGACCTCGGTCGACGGCGCCTGCCCCCGGGCGGCGAGTTCGTCGCGGGCCGCCTCGGCCAGCCGGTCCGCGAGCAGGCGGGTGGAGGAGGGGGTGCTCAGCCCCGCGGAGACGACGATCAGCTTCATGCGGCGGACACCTCCCGGACGGCTCGAAGGGACGCGTGCGTGGGGGCCTGCGGCACGTCGGCCGGACGTCCCTTCGCGAACTCCCTCCGCAGCACGGGCACGACCTCTTCGCCGAGGATGTCCAGCTGTTCAAGGACTGTCTTCAGGGGCAGGCCCGCGTGGTCCATCAGGAACAGCTGGCGCTGGTAGTCGCCGACGCTCTCCCGGAACGACAGGGTCCGCTCGATGACCTGCTGGGGAGAGCCCACCGTCAACGGGGTCTGCTCGGTGAAGTCCTCCAGCGACGGGCCGTGGCCGTACACGGGAGCGTTGTCGAAGTAGGGACGGAACTCCCGTACGGCGTCCTGGGAGTTCTTCCGCATGAAGACCTGTCCGCCCAGGCCGACGATGGCGTCCTCCGGCCGGCCGTGGCCGTGGTGCGCGAACCGGCGCCGGTAGAGCTGCACCATGCGCCGGGTGTGGTCGGCCGGCCAGAAGATGTTGTTGTGGAAGAAGCCGTCTCCGTAGAAGGCGGCCTGCTCCGCGATCTCGGGGGACCTGATGGAGCCGTGCCAGACGAAGGGCGGGACGCCGTCCAGGGGCCGCGGTGTCGAGGTGAAGGCCTGGAG
This genomic interval carries:
- a CDS encoding IS982 family transposase, with the protein product MTTNLETLATALYVRIDDSLAGTRRPGRPPRLTDAELLTLAVMQAVLGFVSEARWLRFARCHLAAEFPYLPGQSGYNKRLRAANRLIGRFIRTLARDTDLWHDDVWIVDSTPVECARSRPTVKRSDLAGWAAYSYCPSHSRFFWGLRLHLLCTPGGLPVAWALANPKTDEREVLAGMLTQDADLLATHPGQTVIGDKGYVSKHLDAFMTDHGLTLLRPSYRNRTPRPGEHLLKPVRQLIESVNDTLKGQLDLERHGARTPAGVLARVGQRILALTAAIWHNRANGTPLTRSLIAYDH
- a CDS encoding LLM class flavin-dependent oxidoreductase; translation: MQFGIFTVGDVTPDPTNGRTPTERERIKAMVAIALKAEEVGLDVFATGEHHNPPFVPSSPTTMLGYIAARTEKLILSTSTTLITTNDPVKIAEDYAMLQHLADGRVDLMLGRGNTGPVYPWFGQDIRQGINLAKENYALLRRLWREDVVDWEGTFRTPLQAFTSTPRPLDGVPPFVWHGSIRSPEIAEQAAFYGDGFFHNNIFWPADHTRRMVQLYRRRFAHHGHGRPEDAIVGLGGQVFMRKNSQDAVREFRPYFDNAPVYGHGPSLEDFTEQTPLTVGSPQQVIERTLSFRESVGDYQRQLFLMDHAGLPLKTVLEQLDILGEEVVPVLRREFAKGRPADVPQAPTHASLRAVREVSAA
- a CDS encoding PucR family transcriptional regulator encodes the protein MTARLQRARPGSPELQALVDELAERLGRSVAVDDPLVRMVCTSRHFGDEDPVRIGTLLQGRADNATIRYVLAQGVTQWSRAGFIDGRDDLGLLPRYVVPLRERGHLFGLLLVVVPEKTLAEHETRAIARAADAMAAQMHGEHIATDTRKADERDLVLELVGTDVAARTTARRRGKELGLLGAAEHVLVTVVQLSCATEHVRQSEAALWGALEGFRQTRSATGLIAIGKERAILLQLRDRPPGQDEVTAQSARILDELRTFLGPSAGPVIGVGGRHPSLDGAWTSYEQALVAARAARRLPTLNSASDWELLGELAVLLQLPEHALNASLVPKPLRTLSGAHGGDRLRDTLRCFLEHAGSIPRTADTLGIHRTSLYYRLRQIQEITGLDLDDGAHRLTLHLGLRIEELLAPGGDGAV
- a CDS encoding alpha/beta hydrolase, with the protein product MKELITTDGARLAYQDTGGEGVPLVMLHGWGQTQAMFRHQIEGLAPGRRVVTVDLRGHGKSGKPRHGYRIARLSRDVLELVDHLGLDRFDALGWSMGVSVWWSFIDQYGTGRIRRFVAVDQPAAVAAVPWMTEREQRDSGAIFDVSGLLYLGAALAGPEGDAVRADFVRGMFSGEPDSEVLAFVGEEIRSTPAYAGVPLLFDHCAQDWRDVLPRIDVPTLVIGCEGSHVHPDSQRFVAERIPGARLHVFASDVASSHFPFLENPPAFNAVVEKFLAEEPANGA
- a CDS encoding alpha/beta fold hydrolase, whose protein sequence is MTNPTVVLVHGAFADATGWIGVISELRSSGIPVIAPSNPLRGLTSDAAYLASVLAQVDGPAVLVGHAYGGALITVAGTAENVVALVYVAAYVPHEGESLGQLQGSFPESPLTGSLKEWTYPLLDGDSGVEVTIEETAFPSVFAADVPEDVAGVLAAAQRPLATAAFTETASAAAWRSKPSWALVAGADRTISPEVQRFGAARAGAVVVELPDASHAVVLSEPTRVADLIRDAVRATS
- a CDS encoding AAA family ATPase, giving the protein MSVNRVTTRTVPEETEGVRTPLRGRDAELAFIEARLEALDRGEGGIIRVEGPIGIGRSRILAEAAAAARRRGTRVFEGAADPDEQFVPLGPLLDGLLSGEEPLSGAVRLRGLATTPGQRFWLLQELGDRLRETARNGPLLVVLDDLQWCDDLTLLTFNTLAAGLSSHAILWLVAVRGGSVPSGVRTTLDRIRQAGAHELALGALDDQATTRIIEGVLGAAPDPDVLRVARRAEGVPQLLVELLGSLREAVTIENGTARLSAGPPAPRELPSVVRRLGQLSDEARELVQTAAAVGAPVTVALLAELLGRSPAALITAVRESLDADLLTESGDRLAFRHDLIREAVQAGLPLSLRQALRGQAAELPPGSAASSVEHPGPSAGRAPADAAEAGRAGAGDVAEADRLRTAAAELAATAPGPAAERSLKALELTVADAPERPRVIAETIPLLWQTGRAAQARELGVSALATGGLGPEDEARIRLALARLAVPFDFSEAVRQARAGAALPGIPVDVRGRLLAMLAVGLSMSGEHSAAEQVAAEAWETAAAAADRSAEATLTTVRSAVSFHRMDLTEAFRQAERAAALADALGVSTSLWVPEALWHALLSNTTGRSAEALAAAEDGIRITREQGRTAATRMWLMTRSRILLEAGRLTDARADAEAASATTDDLGPGNLADVTLRYVMMRVALHTNDQQTARTYAAEARRMRSDGAPVVRYFGSWMLALMADFEGRPDRAMAELDEVMTSPAADRPAYAGLVDPADAPFLVRLALRAGAHERAAQAVALAERLAVLNPDLTFLAATAAHARGLLDNDLAPLVRAVRLYEDCPRPLARASALEDAGRKLAATRMPEAVPYFDTALALYARAGAERDVARVRRRLRAAGVRRRPSTAGLSGAWPELTAAEIRVVRLVARGLTNQQVAEHLSLSPHTVGSHLRRAFTKLDLTSRVELARLVKHRDSGE
- a CDS encoding FMN reductase, encoding MKLIVVSAGLSTPSSTRLLADRLAEAARDELAARGQAPSTEVVELRELAGDIANHLVTGFPPPRLSAAIDAATAADGLIVVTPVFAASYSGLFKSFFDVIDPDALSGKPVVIAATGGTARHSLVLEHAVRPLFAHLRAVAVPTAVFAASEDWGSGGDEYTDGLPGRVRRAGADLAALMAARPVGEEPEDDVTILERQLADLRFD
- a CDS encoding helix-turn-helix domain-containing protein, which produces MTLTLMSRAPQRVPRQAPDPTSPSSRSGWLVQMLSEMPETNDRTHVYLGVHVRGPVTVVHERAKTLLEPNDLVFCDSARRHLLQFGEDCQMIFFRVPRCYLGVTESELNQVLGVPVRGGEGIGALASDFLTALAAEAEFRRSTIGDRRARTAVHLLSVLVMELLEADTTDEADDASGAVTEMLSRIHGYIEEHLMDPDLSPESIARAHHISVRYLQKLFQNDGSTVSQWVRRRRLEFCRLELGRSNRRITMAAVAHRWGFSSPSHFSRTFRGAYGMSPSEWQALATSAFATTTAGAQDERGR